From Panicum hallii strain FIL2 chromosome 2, PHallii_v3.1, whole genome shotgun sequence, a single genomic window includes:
- the LOC112883218 gene encoding cytochrome P450 71A1-like, with the protein MELPPWVSFLGVVLATVMLLKAVLGRRGHRAYNLPPGPKPWPIIGNLDLMGALPHRSIHELSRKYGPLMQLQFGSFPVVVGSSVDMAKFFLKTHDVVFTDRPKTAAGKYTTYNYRDITWSPYGAYWRQARKMCLTELFSAKRLESYEYIRAAEVRALLRNLHAASGSGRAVMLKDYLSTVSLNVITRMVLGKKYLDKEVVAGRSSVTTPEEFKWMLDELFLLNGVLNIGDSIPWLDWMDLQGYIKRMKKLSKMFDRFLEHVVEEHNQRRLREGKSFLAKDMVDVLLQIADDPTLEVELDRESVKAFTQDLIAGGTESSAVTVEWAISELLKKPEVIAKATEELDHVIGRGRWVTEKDIPQLPYVDAIVKETMRLHPVAPLLVPRLSREDATVAGYDIPAGTRVLVSVWSIGRDPALWDAPEEFMPERFLGSKLDVKGQDYELLPFGSGRRMCPGYSLGLKVIQVSLANLLHGFAWSLPDGVTKEELSMEEIFGLSTPRKFPLEAVVEPKLPAHLYSAEA; encoded by the exons ATGGAGCTTCCTCCATGGGTGTCTTTTCTCGGCGTGGTGCTCGCCACCGTGATGCTTCTCAAGGCCGTCCTCGGCCGTCGCGGCCACCGCGCGTACAACCTGCCGCCGGGGCCCAAGCCGTGGCCGATCATCGGCAACCTCGACCTCATGGGCGCGCTCCCGCACCGCTCCATCCATgagctttccaggaagtacgGCCCACTGATGCAGCTCCAGTTCGGATCGTTCCCCGTGGTCGTCGGCTCGTCCGTGGACATGGCCAAGTTCTTCCTCAAGACCCACGACGTGGTGTTCACGGACCGGCCCAAGACGGCCGCCGGCAAGTACACCACCTACAACTACCGCGACATCACCTGGTCCCCCTACGGCGCCTACTGGCGGCAGGCGCGCAAGATGTGCCTCACGGAGCTCTTCAGCGCCAAGCGTCTCGAGTCGTACGAGTACATCCGCGCCGCCGAGGTGCGCGCGCTGCTGCGCAACCTGCACGCGGCGTCCGGTTCCGGCCGCGCCGTCATGCTCAAGGACTACCTGTCCACGGTGAGCCTGAACGTGATCACGCGCATGGTGCTCGGCAAGAAGTACCTGGACAAGGAGGTGGTGGCCGGCCGGTCTTCCGTGACCACTCCCGAGGAGTTCAAGTGGATGCTCGACGAGCTGTTCCTGCTCAACGGCGTGCTCAACATCGGTGACTCCATCCCGTGGCTCGACTGGATGGACCTGCAGGGGTACATCAAGAGGATGAAGAAGCTCAGCAAGATGTTCGACCGGTTCCTGGAGCACGTAGTGGAGGAGCACAACCAGCGGCGGCTGCGCGAGGGCAAGAGCTTCCTCGCCAAGGACATGGTCGACGTGCTGCTGCAGATCGCCGACGACCCGACCCTGGAGGTCGAGCTCGACAGGGAAAGCGTCAAGGCTTTTACTCAG GACCTCATCGCCGGCGGCACGGAGAGCTCGGCAGTCACAGTGGAGTGGGCCATCTCGGAGCTCCTGAAGAAGCCCGAGGTCATCGCCAAGGCCACGGAGGAGCTGGACCACGTCATCGGCCGCGGCCGCTGGGTCACCGAGAAGGACATCCCCCAGCTCCCATACGTCGACGCCATCGTCAAGGAGACCATGCGGCTGCACCCGGTGGCGCCGTTGCTGGTGCCCCGCCTGTCCCGCGAGGACGCCACCGTGGCCGGCTACGACATCCCCGCCGGCACGCGCGTGCTCGTCAGCGTGTGGTCCATCGGCCGGGACCCGGCACTGTGGGACGCGCCGGAGGAGTTCATGCCGGAGCGCTTCCTCGGCAGCAAGCTCGACGTGAAGGGGCAGGACTACGAGCTGCTGCCGTTCGGATCCGGCCGGCGGATGTGCCCCGGGTACAGCCTCGGGCTGAAGGTCATCCAGGTGAGCCTCGCCAACCTGCTGCACGGCTTCGCGTGGAGCCTCCCCGACGGCGTGACCAAGGAAGAGCTGAGCATGGAGGAGATCTTCGGGCTGTCCACGCCGCGCAAGTTCCCGCTAGAGGCCGTCGTCGAGCCCAAGCTGCCGGCACATCTCTACTCCGCCGAGGCTTGA